The Raoultibacter phocaeensis genome contains a region encoding:
- the uvrA gene encoding excinuclease ABC subunit UvrA, with the protein MAQNSIVIKGAREHNLKDIDLTIPRDKLVVITGLSGSGKSSLAFDTMYAEGQRRYVESLSSYARQFLGQMNKPDLDSIDGLSPAVSIDQKTTSKNPRSTVGTTTEIYDYLRLLFARVGVPHCPECGREIRRQTTDQVADEILSLGDGLKALVMAPVVVGRKGEFTKLFQDLQKEGFSRVRIDGEVKKLDGEPIVLNKKIKHFIDVVVDRVVLKSDASSRIAEAVEMATKLADGRVLVQVLGEDGKPKAGGPTSSGATGGLQEGEYVFSLALACPEHGHSMDELQPRDFSFNAPYGACPDCLGIGSREEVDPSLLVPDPSLSLNEGVIAPFTTGNYYPQVLRAVAKHLGVSADTPWEDMPKKVRDALLFGLPKEKVRVDYVTVDGRETYWYIDWEGATAAVMHRYQESTSDNQREKYAQYFAIVPCQTCGGKRLKPEILAVTVGGKNIHEVTEMSAADSLAYFEALDFTGSDEQIAGPIVKEIRARLRFLVDVGLDYLTLERATATLSGGEAQRIRLATQIGAGLMGVLYILDEPSIGLHQRDNERLIATLERLRDLGNTVIVVEHDEDTIRHADYVIDMGPGAGENGGEVVAQGTPKQILKAKNSYTADYLSGRRRIEVPEVRRNPKRGSVKLMGATENNLKDVSIEVPIGELTVVTGVSGSGKSSLITDTLAPALANRVNHARRRTGAYRKMTGAELLDKVINIDQSPIGRTPRSNPATYIGLWDDIRQLFASTQEAKARGYAPGRFSFNVAGGRCEACKGDGQIKIEMHFLPDVYVPCEVCGGKRYNRETLQVTYRGKNVYDILEMTVEEALAFFENIPGIKRKLQTLHDVGLGYIKLGQPATTLSGGEAQRVKLSSELQRRQTGKTFYILDEPTTGLHFEDVRQLLEVLQRLVDAGNTVLVIEHNLDIIKSADNIIDLGPEGGDRGGTIVATGTPEDIAAVPESYTGQFLAKMLDEGGTARVQTKAS; encoded by the coding sequence ATGGCACAGAACTCAATCGTCATCAAGGGTGCTCGCGAGCATAATCTGAAGGATATAGACCTGACTATTCCGCGGGACAAGCTCGTTGTGATCACGGGGCTTTCCGGCTCGGGCAAAAGCTCGCTTGCATTCGACACGATGTACGCAGAAGGCCAGCGCCGCTACGTGGAAAGCCTTTCGAGCTATGCACGGCAGTTTCTCGGCCAGATGAACAAGCCCGATCTCGACAGCATCGACGGGTTGTCTCCTGCGGTATCCATCGACCAGAAAACAACGAGCAAGAACCCGCGCTCCACGGTGGGCACCACCACCGAGATATACGACTACCTGCGCCTGCTGTTCGCGCGCGTGGGCGTTCCCCATTGCCCGGAGTGCGGGCGCGAAATCAGGCGGCAGACGACCGATCAGGTAGCCGACGAAATACTTTCGCTCGGCGACGGGCTCAAGGCACTCGTGATGGCTCCGGTGGTGGTCGGGCGCAAAGGCGAATTCACGAAGCTGTTCCAAGACCTGCAGAAAGAGGGCTTCTCCCGCGTGCGCATCGATGGGGAAGTGAAGAAGCTCGACGGTGAGCCGATCGTGCTCAACAAGAAGATCAAGCACTTCATCGACGTGGTAGTCGATCGCGTGGTTCTGAAAAGCGATGCGTCCAGCCGTATCGCGGAAGCCGTCGAGATGGCCACCAAACTCGCCGACGGGCGCGTGCTCGTGCAGGTGCTCGGCGAGGACGGCAAACCCAAGGCGGGCGGCCCCACGTCTTCGGGCGCTACGGGTGGCTTGCAGGAGGGCGAGTACGTGTTCTCTCTTGCGCTCGCCTGTCCCGAACACGGCCATTCCATGGACGAGCTGCAGCCGCGCGATTTCTCCTTCAACGCGCCTTACGGCGCCTGCCCCGACTGCCTCGGCATCGGAAGCCGCGAAGAGGTCGATCCGAGCCTGCTCGTGCCCGATCCGTCGCTTTCGCTGAACGAGGGCGTGATCGCGCCGTTCACGACGGGCAACTACTATCCGCAGGTGCTGCGCGCCGTAGCCAAGCACCTCGGGGTGTCGGCCGACACCCCGTGGGAGGACATGCCGAAGAAGGTGCGCGATGCGCTTCTGTTCGGCCTGCCCAAAGAAAAGGTTCGCGTCGACTATGTGACGGTCGATGGGCGCGAAACGTACTGGTACATCGATTGGGAGGGCGCGACTGCTGCGGTCATGCACCGCTATCAGGAGTCCACAAGCGATAACCAGCGCGAGAAGTACGCGCAGTACTTCGCCATCGTGCCGTGCCAGACGTGCGGCGGCAAGCGCCTCAAACCGGAAATCCTCGCCGTCACCGTCGGCGGCAAGAACATCCACGAAGTCACCGAGATGAGTGCCGCCGATTCGCTCGCGTATTTCGAAGCCCTCGATTTCACCGGGTCCGATGAGCAGATCGCGGGCCCCATCGTGAAGGAGATCCGCGCCCGTCTGCGCTTCCTCGTCGATGTGGGGCTCGATTACCTCACGCTCGAGCGCGCAACGGCAACGCTTTCGGGCGGCGAGGCACAGCGCATCAGACTCGCCACGCAGATTGGGGCCGGGCTCATGGGAGTGCTCTACATCCTCGACGAGCCGTCGATCGGCCTGCATCAGCGTGACAACGAGCGGCTTATCGCTACGCTTGAGCGCTTACGCGATCTCGGCAACACGGTCATCGTCGTCGAGCACGACGAGGATACCATCCGCCATGCCGATTACGTGATCGACATGGGGCCGGGTGCGGGCGAGAACGGGGGCGAGGTCGTGGCTCAAGGGACGCCGAAACAGATTCTCAAGGCGAAGAACTCGTACACGGCCGATTACCTTTCGGGTCGCAGGCGCATTGAGGTTCCCGAGGTCCGCCGCAATCCCAAACGGGGTTCTGTAAAACTCATGGGCGCAACCGAGAACAACCTTAAGGATGTGAGCATCGAGGTTCCCATCGGCGAGCTCACCGTTGTCACGGGCGTATCGGGCTCGGGCAAGAGCTCGCTTATCACCGATACCCTCGCTCCAGCGCTTGCGAACCGCGTGAACCATGCGCGCAGACGCACCGGGGCCTACCGGAAGATGACGGGAGCCGAGCTGCTCGACAAGGTCATCAACATCGACCAGAGCCCCATCGGGCGCACGCCGCGATCGAACCCGGCAACCTACATCGGCCTCTGGGACGACATACGCCAGCTGTTCGCGTCTACCCAGGAGGCGAAGGCCCGAGGGTACGCACCCGGGCGTTTCTCGTTCAACGTCGCAGGCGGGCGCTGCGAGGCATGCAAGGGCGATGGCCAGATAAAGATCGAGATGCACTTTCTGCCCGACGTGTACGTGCCGTGCGAGGTGTGCGGCGGCAAGCGCTACAACCGCGAAACGCTGCAGGTGACGTACCGCGGCAAAAACGTCTACGATATCCTCGAGATGACGGTTGAGGAGGCGCTTGCGTTCTTCGAGAACATACCCGGCATCAAGCGCAAGCTCCAGACGCTGCACGACGTGGGACTCGGTTACATCAAGCTCGGGCAGCCGGCGACCACGCTTTCGGGCGGCGAAGCGCAGCGCGTGAAACTTTCAAGCGAGTTGCAGCGCCGCCAGACCGGCAAAACGTTCTACATCCTCGACGAACCGACGACCGGCCTCCATTTCGAGGACGTGCGCCAGCTGCTCGAAGTGCTTCAGCGTTTGGTGGATGCGGGCAACACCGTACTCGTCATCGAGCACAACCTCGACATCATCAAGAGCGCAGACAACATCATCGACCTCGGACCCGAAGGCGGCGACCGCGGCGGCACCATCGTGGCGACCGGCACTCCTGAAGACATAGCGGCGGTTCCTGAAAGCTACACGGGGCAGTTCCTCGCGAAAATGCTCGACGAGGGAGGCACCGCACGCGTCCAGACAAAGGCCTCGTAG
- a CDS encoding sensor histidine kinase translates to MKVSEYLADRAVELAVQVLVIVLVSWMLAVLDVGVAAIVFLAGILSASLVFSIVYGYVRRRRFYDELESVVAALAERSESFLAAELLGRPSFLEGRIAYDALGVAGKSMNDEVARYRALADSYREYVETWIHEIKTPIAAAKLMASGLHGVQADKIKAEIGRVEGYVEQALYYARSTSLQKDYSIRETGLAACVRESVKKNAQLLIGAGVGVSVDIDDAATVFADAKWLQFVIGQVLANSARYDATTFTASARIEGEGTVHARTVLELADDGCGIAAADIDSVFEKGFTGQNGRTHGSSTGMGLYLCSVMCAEMGLGLGIASEEGKGTRVMIAFPHDRRRIDALR, encoded by the coding sequence ATGCTCGCCGTCCTCGATGTGGGCGTTGCCGCAATCGTGTTCTTGGCGGGCATCCTTTCCGCGAGCCTCGTGTTCTCCATCGTCTACGGTTACGTTCGCCGCAGGCGCTTCTACGACGAGCTCGAGTCCGTCGTTGCCGCCTTGGCCGAGCGTTCCGAAAGCTTTCTTGCAGCGGAGCTTTTAGGCCGCCCCTCGTTCCTTGAAGGCCGCATCGCCTACGATGCGCTCGGCGTTGCGGGCAAGTCTATGAATGACGAGGTGGCGCGTTATCGCGCGTTGGCCGATTCGTACCGCGAGTACGTAGAAACCTGGATCCACGAGATCAAGACGCCGATCGCCGCCGCAAAGCTCATGGCTTCCGGGCTCCACGGCGTGCAAGCCGATAAGATCAAGGCGGAAATCGGCCGCGTCGAGGGCTACGTCGAGCAGGCGCTCTATTACGCTCGCTCGACCTCGCTTCAGAAGGATTACTCGATTCGCGAAACCGGGCTTGCCGCGTGCGTGCGCGAATCGGTGAAGAAAAATGCGCAGCTGCTCATCGGCGCCGGAGTCGGCGTGTCGGTCGATATCGACGACGCGGCAACGGTATTCGCCGACGCGAAATGGTTGCAGTTCGTGATCGGGCAAGTGCTCGCGAACTCAGCGAGGTACGATGCGACCACCTTCACCGCATCGGCTCGCATCGAAGGCGAGGGAACCGTCCATGCGCGCACCGTGCTCGAGCTTGCCGACGACGGATGCGGGATAGCGGCAGCCGACATCGATTCGGTGTTCGAAAAGGGGTTTACCGGGCAAAACGGCAGAACGCACGGCTCTTCGACAGGCATGGGCCTGTATTTGTGCTCGGTTATGTGCGCCGAAATGGGACTCGGCCTTGGCATTGCTTCGGAAGAGGGGAAAGGAACACGCGTCATGATCGCGTTTCCCCATGACAGGCGCAGGATCGACGCGCTCCGCTAA
- a CDS encoding ABC transporter ATP-binding protein, producing the protein MPEAYATSAVASGATGFAPTGGVQPILSVKHIEKIYGTKDSVTHALAGVSFDVAPGEFVGIMGPSGSGKTTLLNCVATIDTVTSGHILIGGRDITNLRTRELARFRRDELGFIFQDSNLLDTLNGFENISLALSIKGAPANQIAAKVHAIAETLGVSDVLKKYPYQMSGGQKQRIAAARAMAAEPKLVLADEPTGALDSRSATVMLEAMEMMNVQFGATIMMVTHDSYAASFAKRILFIKDGTVFNEIRKGDTSRKDFFSRIMEVVSFLGGDASDAR; encoded by the coding sequence ATGCCAGAAGCATACGCAACCTCTGCTGTAGCATCCGGTGCAACCGGGTTCGCGCCGACAGGCGGTGTCCAGCCGATTCTTTCTGTCAAGCACATCGAGAAGATCTACGGAACGAAGGATTCCGTCACCCACGCGCTCGCGGGCGTGAGCTTTGACGTTGCACCCGGCGAATTCGTGGGCATCATGGGGCCTTCGGGTTCGGGCAAGACGACGCTTTTGAACTGCGTCGCGACCATCGACACGGTGACGAGCGGTCATATTCTCATCGGGGGACGCGACATTACAAACCTTCGAACCCGCGAACTTGCGCGGTTCAGGCGCGATGAACTCGGCTTCATCTTCCAGGATTCGAATCTGCTCGATACGCTGAACGGGTTCGAGAACATTTCGCTTGCGCTTTCGATCAAGGGTGCTCCTGCAAACCAGATAGCCGCGAAGGTGCATGCCATCGCCGAAACGCTCGGCGTATCCGATGTGCTGAAGAAATACCCCTATCAGATGTCGGGCGGACAAAAGCAGCGTATCGCCGCAGCACGGGCGATGGCGGCCGAGCCGAAGCTCGTCTTGGCCGACGAGCCCACCGGCGCTCTCGACTCGCGCAGCGCAACCGTCATGCTCGAGGCGATGGAGATGATGAACGTGCAGTTCGGGGCCACCATCATGATGGTCACGCACGATTCGTACGCCGCATCGTTCGCCAAGCGCATCCTGTTCATCAAGGACGGCACGGTGTTCAACGAGATACGCAAAGGCGATACGTCGCGTAAGGATTTCTTCAGCCGCATCATGGAAGTGGTTTCTTTTTTAGGGGGCGATGCGAGCGATGCGCGCTAA
- a CDS encoding ABC transporter permease: MRAKLAVRNIKRSFKDYAIYFITLVFGVAVFYAFNSIQNQAVLFDLADLASTNVFELTGQILSLFSLFIACVLGFLIVYANRFLIRRRKHEFGIYLTLGMRPSMVTQIVLIETILVGLVSLAVGLALGIALSQGLSFVTAGLFDIPMGQYRFVFSANACMLTLICFAVIFLIVALFNTFTVNRYKLIDLLSARSKNEKLKTRRPAVSFALFVVSIAVLATAYTLLVQNGLVLLDDPKFFWATVLMVAGTALFFYSLSGFAIAMLQRSKRFYLKGLNTFTVRQIASKVNTAFASLSVVCVMLFFSITVFSCGMGMVEAFTSGVEQGTRYDASLTSNLWWDAQNIEDMDPEYQEDARRTVALAREYDFDIEAYLASLGVDWDAFADRVMPLDLYQVPDLTYGQLVDVSTLGLAEDRAAMMRDTPVQIMGESQFNALRDATGENPIDLGGAGYAVNNLNESGKALSEKLATLDTPIAVGGIELASSSETVYSQPTDVHAFSGDAAQLVVPDRVVEALEDQIPYISVLNVDYAMDRAAGDAALTDALGQALPPSEQNARNGFDYQPDSWPVSSMFTANEVITQAGGMRMLITYLALYIGFVFLITTAAVLAIQQLSETSDSLDRYRLLSKLGCDRPMIGRSLLAQVLVYFLAPLGLAVCHAACAIAVTSSSLFSALNVSIAGATVMTVVLVVVVYGSYLLVTYAASRSIVGQALRLRG; encoded by the coding sequence ATGCGCGCTAAACTGGCCGTACGCAACATCAAGCGCTCCTTCAAGGATTACGCGATCTATTTCATCACACTCGTGTTCGGCGTCGCCGTATTCTACGCGTTCAATTCGATCCAGAACCAGGCGGTGCTGTTCGATCTGGCCGATCTTGCCAGTACGAACGTCTTCGAGTTGACCGGGCAGATTTTAAGCTTGTTCTCGCTGTTCATCGCCTGTGTCCTCGGTTTCCTCATCGTCTATGCGAACCGCTTTCTCATCAGGCGGCGCAAACACGAGTTCGGCATCTACCTCACGCTCGGCATGCGCCCCTCGATGGTTACGCAGATCGTGCTCATCGAGACGATCCTCGTGGGTCTCGTATCGCTTGCGGTGGGCCTCGCGTTGGGAATCGCGCTGTCCCAAGGCCTCTCGTTCGTAACGGCGGGCCTGTTCGACATACCGATGGGCCAATACCGGTTCGTGTTCTCGGCGAACGCCTGCATGCTCACGCTCATCTGCTTCGCGGTGATTTTCCTCATCGTTGCGCTGTTCAACACGTTCACCGTCAACCGCTACAAGCTCATTGACCTTTTGTCGGCGCGCAGCAAAAACGAGAAGCTCAAAACACGGCGTCCTGCGGTGAGCTTCGCGCTGTTCGTCGTGTCGATCGCCGTTTTGGCAACAGCGTATACGCTGCTCGTGCAAAACGGCCTCGTTCTGCTCGACGATCCGAAATTCTTCTGGGCGACGGTGCTCATGGTGGCGGGTACGGCGTTGTTCTTCTACTCGCTTTCGGGTTTCGCGATAGCCATGCTGCAGAGAAGCAAGCGCTTCTACCTCAAAGGGCTCAATACCTTTACCGTGCGCCAAATCGCGAGCAAGGTGAACACAGCGTTCGCATCGCTTTCAGTCGTATGCGTGATGCTGTTCTTCAGCATTACGGTGTTCTCATGCGGTATGGGCATGGTCGAGGCGTTCACGAGCGGCGTCGAGCAGGGTACCCGCTACGATGCGTCGTTGACTTCGAATCTGTGGTGGGACGCGCAGAACATCGAGGACATGGATCCCGAGTACCAAGAGGATGCGAGGCGCACCGTTGCGCTCGCGCGGGAGTACGATTTCGACATCGAAGCGTACCTTGCCTCGCTCGGTGTCGACTGGGATGCATTTGCAGACCGGGTGATGCCGCTTGATTTATACCAGGTGCCCGATCTCACCTACGGGCAGCTCGTCGACGTGTCGACGCTCGGCTTGGCGGAGGATCGTGCTGCGATGATGCGCGATACCCCGGTTCAGATTATGGGCGAATCGCAATTCAACGCGCTGCGGGACGCGACCGGCGAAAATCCGATCGACCTCGGCGGGGCGGGCTATGCGGTGAACAACCTGAACGAATCGGGCAAGGCCCTTTCCGAGAAGCTCGCCACCCTCGACACACCCATCGCCGTGGGTGGCATCGAGCTAGCGAGTTCGAGCGAAACCGTGTATTCCCAGCCGACCGACGTCCATGCGTTTTCAGGAGATGCGGCCCAGCTCGTCGTGCCGGATCGCGTTGTAGAGGCCTTAGAAGATCAGATACCGTATATTTCGGTACTCAACGTGGACTACGCGATGGATCGCGCAGCAGGCGACGCTGCGCTCACAGACGCCCTCGGCCAGGCGTTGCCGCCGAGCGAGCAGAATGCGCGCAACGGATTCGATTATCAGCCCGATTCATGGCCCGTCTCAAGCATGTTCACCGCGAACGAGGTTATCACGCAAGCGGGCGGCATGCGCATGCTCATCACCTATCTTGCCCTCTACATCGGCTTCGTGTTCCTCATCACGACGGCGGCGGTGCTTGCGATTCAACAGCTCTCCGAGACGAGCGACAGCCTCGACCGCTACCGGCTGCTTTCGAAGCTCGGCTGCGATCGGCCCATGATCGGGCGTTCGCTCCTCGCGCAGGTGCTCGTGTACTTCCTCGCTCCGCTCGGCCTCGCCGTATGCCATGCGGCCTGCGCCATTGCGGTGACGAGCTCGAGCTTGTTCAGTGCGCTCAACGTGTCGATCGCGGGAGCAACGGTTATGACGGTCGTACTCGTGGTGGTCGTGTACGGCTCGTACCTGCTCGTCACCTACGCCGCATCGCGAAGCATCGTCGGACAGGCTCTGCGATTGCGCGGGTAA
- a CDS encoding GNAT family N-acetyltransferase, whose translation MELRNATYSDLDRIMGILADGRAALAALGTDQWQGGYPAREVIDADITRGESIVACEGTRLVATAMVACRDELDYRTIENGSWLTESLPDDPCYVVVHRVAVASEGKNKGVGSSILDYACRLARSLGCTSVRIDTHPGNTPMQRLLEKNGFAQCGIIHISHAEGATSERYAYEKMV comes from the coding sequence TTGGAGCTGAGAAACGCTACGTACTCCGATTTGGACCGCATCATGGGCATTCTCGCCGACGGGCGGGCTGCGCTTGCGGCTTTGGGTACCGATCAATGGCAGGGCGGTTATCCCGCCCGCGAAGTCATCGATGCCGATATCACGCGCGGCGAGAGCATCGTCGCATGCGAGGGAACACGGCTCGTTGCTACGGCCATGGTGGCCTGTCGTGACGAACTTGATTACCGCACCATCGAAAACGGATCGTGGCTGACCGAATCGCTTCCCGATGATCCGTGCTACGTCGTCGTGCACCGGGTTGCCGTTGCGAGCGAAGGTAAGAACAAGGGAGTCGGATCTTCTATCCTCGACTACGCCTGTCGTTTGGCCCGAAGCCTCGGATGCACGAGCGTGAGGATCGACACACATCCGGGCAATACCCCTATGCAACGTCTGCTCGAGAAGAACGGATTCGCGCAATGCGGGATAATTCACATCAGTCATGCGGAGGGCGCAACGTCTGAGCGCTACGCGTACGAGAAGATGGTCTGA
- a CDS encoding right-handed parallel beta-helix repeat-containing protein: MKRVGTRRIVFAALLFAAAVFGGPLSAVADEAAEASVESSNRTASGYVAVDLSAGYGGTELPAAPRKEGAVWIVTPENAQYALDGAYGPIDGKTIRFSGGPYEDPLVLARTTKYPGSRTIYYDQSYATTGNGTPETLGELTPTGVYSYVRTVENLTLTSEDGVVLPGFEAASGHVYGTGSAPAFDYVRETTTSDTNGSHYDFSSLKNITFEGLAIEGRVFVADYSAYAVNDGIRFEGCAFLGDASKMGDGSFAAIKMMADTKPFANVTVSRCTFSSYFQGIYLQGPINPCVVNSLIEDTAHNAIALQSSNANPVLGEVIIAENIIQRAGDRAIRFGNASRASSVIVENNVMLDSGDSDGELFKAESLSPMQARFRSSITTGTVGMLAWRWRAQSVRVPSA; the protein is encoded by the coding sequence ATGAAGCGAGTAGGAACGCGTAGAATAGTCTTCGCAGCTTTGCTGTTCGCAGCCGCCGTCTTCGGCGGCCCCCTGAGCGCGGTTGCAGACGAAGCGGCCGAAGCTTCCGTCGAATCGAGTAATCGAACCGCAAGCGGATACGTTGCAGTCGATCTTTCGGCGGGCTATGGCGGAACGGAGCTACCGGCGGCTCCCCGCAAGGAAGGCGCCGTATGGATCGTGACGCCCGAAAACGCGCAGTACGCGCTCGACGGAGCGTACGGACCGATCGACGGGAAGACGATACGGTTCAGCGGCGGCCCCTACGAAGACCCCCTTGTACTCGCCCGTACGACGAAATACCCGGGAAGCCGTACGATCTATTACGACCAATCGTATGCGACGACCGGGAACGGGACTCCGGAAACGCTTGGCGAATTGACGCCGACCGGCGTGTACAGCTATGTGCGTACCGTTGAAAACCTTACTCTGACGAGTGAAGACGGCGTCGTGCTCCCCGGGTTCGAAGCAGCGTCGGGCCACGTATATGGAACAGGGAGCGCGCCTGCCTTCGATTACGTGCGTGAAACCACGACTTCGGATACCAACGGCAGCCACTACGATTTCAGTTCTTTGAAAAACATCACGTTCGAGGGTCTTGCGATCGAAGGCCGGGTCTTCGTAGCCGACTACAGCGCCTATGCGGTCAACGACGGTATACGGTTCGAGGGATGCGCGTTTCTGGGCGATGCGAGCAAGATGGGAGACGGATCTTTTGCCGCGATTAAGATGATGGCCGACACGAAGCCGTTTGCGAATGTCACGGTTTCACGGTGCACGTTCTCGTCCTATTTCCAGGGCATATACCTTCAGGGACCCATAAACCCCTGCGTTGTGAACAGCTTGATCGAAGACACCGCCCATAACGCGATCGCACTGCAGAGCAGCAACGCGAACCCCGTGCTCGGCGAAGTGATCATCGCCGAGAATATCATACAGCGCGCAGGAGACCGGGCTATCAGGTTCGGCAACGCTTCGAGGGCCTCGTCTGTCATCGTCGAGAACAACGTGATGCTTGATTCGGGTGATTCCGACGGCGAACTCTTCAAAGCCGAATCGCTTTCTCCGATGCAAGCGCGGTTTCGCTCGAGCATAACTACTGGGACGGTCGGGATGCTGGCGTGGCGGTGGCGGGCGCAATCCGTCCGAGTACCGTCGGCATAG
- a CDS encoding nitrous oxide-stimulated promoter family protein, with protein sequence MEDTPNIAKRREREKRTISQMIALHCAGTHDEQARTETAFCGETICPECKAIDDYAVLRTERCRKMDVKTSCDECENHCYRPEERERIRAVMRYSGPRMLKVHPVAAIRHLLGK encoded by the coding sequence ATGGAAGATACTCCGAACATAGCGAAGCGCCGCGAGCGAGAAAAACGCACCATCTCGCAGATGATCGCGTTGCACTGCGCAGGCACCCACGACGAGCAGGCTCGCACCGAAACGGCCTTCTGCGGCGAGACAATCTGCCCCGAATGCAAAGCCATCGACGACTACGCCGTGCTACGCACCGAACGCTGCCGCAAGATGGACGTGAAAACCTCGTGCGACGAGTGCGAAAACCACTGCTACCGGCCTGAAGAGCGCGAGCGCATCCGTGCCGTCATGCGCTATTCCGGGCCTCGCATGCTGAAGGTGCATCCCGTCGCCGCCATTCGCCATCTCCTCGGAAAGTAA
- a CDS encoding alcohol dehydrogenase translates to MSNVPREKIALVVFVGLIAVSLFGLVGYLAVGHSWNVAASNIDDATGQMDGYTAIVFKGTVDPAVLETKAENKKNDASASSGSKASEDAARDVESGLSGLEDPYGLGGTGSDAGASGSPADSGHDSEPGASGSSAESGHDSDAAASGLPADTEQGAETAPGSTGSASSTTKRKPPIAIEDVEQSYLDKNATVFSIDAENLERYREGTILKKGSDRFGVFSVTPKMTKRMIEAQVAYFQTYNVDFIVVLTPDKEIVEEAEGIDIVISTQDEGLFVMGETINGTFYVNAPEIGSVGVILISPSNVVSAKAVHPS, encoded by the coding sequence ATGTCGAACGTACCACGTGAAAAAATCGCTCTCGTCGTTTTCGTCGGGCTCATTGCCGTCTCGCTGTTCGGTCTTGTGGGCTATTTGGCGGTGGGTCATTCGTGGAACGTTGCAGCTTCCAACATCGATGATGCGACTGGGCAGATGGACGGCTATACGGCGATCGTGTTCAAGGGAACCGTCGATCCTGCAGTCCTCGAGACGAAAGCCGAGAACAAGAAAAACGACGCAAGCGCGTCTTCGGGGTCGAAAGCCTCCGAAGATGCCGCGCGAGACGTCGAGTCGGGGCTGTCGGGCCTTGAGGATCCGTACGGATTGGGCGGTACCGGTTCGGATGCGGGCGCGTCGGGTTCTCCTGCCGACTCGGGGCACGATTCGGAGCCGGGCGCTTCGGGTTCCTCTGCCGAATCGGGGCACGATTCGGATGCAGCTGCCTCGGGGCTGCCTGCCGATACGGAGCAGGGCGCAGAAACGGCACCTGGCTCGACCGGGAGCGCTTCGTCGACGACGAAGCGGAAACCGCCGATCGCCATCGAGGATGTAGAGCAGAGCTATCTCGACAAGAACGCCACGGTATTCTCGATCGACGCCGAGAACCTCGAGCGGTACCGCGAGGGGACCATCCTCAAAAAGGGCAGCGACCGTTTCGGCGTGTTCAGCGTGACGCCGAAGATGACGAAGCGCATGATCGAAGCGCAGGTTGCGTACTTCCAGACGTACAACGTCGATTTCATCGTCGTGCTCACCCCCGATAAAGAGATCGTCGAAGAGGCCGAGGGCATCGACATCGTCATATCGACGCAGGACGAAGGCCTGTTCGTTATGGGCGAGACCATCAACGGAACGTTCTACGTCAATGCGCCCGAGATAGGCTCGGTGGGGGTCATCCTCATTTCACCGAGCAACGTCGTTTCAGCGAAAGCGGTTCATCCGAGCTAG